A part of Flexistipes sp. genomic DNA contains:
- a CDS encoding nitroreductase family protein produces the protein MSVRNTITDRRAYRSLKPFNVTDDLIYDLGECAGLSSSCFNNQPWRYVFVYDEDMLKNLHTALSKGNEWAYDASMIIAVFSKKDLDCVVAGREYFLFDTGMSTAFIILRATELGLVVHPMAGFSESKAKEVLGIPGDMTLISLLAVGKKAREINDNLTDKQKESELSRPKRLDFDQYVFLNQFS, from the coding sequence ATGAGTGTCAGAAACACAATCACAGACAGAAGAGCATACAGGTCGCTGAAGCCTTTTAATGTAACCGATGATTTAATCTATGATCTGGGCGAATGTGCAGGACTCAGCTCTTCATGCTTTAACAATCAACCGTGGAGATATGTTTTTGTTTATGATGAAGATATGCTGAAAAATCTTCATACTGCTCTGTCCAAAGGGAATGAATGGGCATATGATGCATCAATGATAATTGCAGTTTTCAGCAAAAAGGATTTGGATTGTGTGGTTGCCGGCAGAGAATATTTCTTATTTGATACAGGCATGTCCACAGCTTTTATCATTCTCAGGGCGACTGAGCTTGGGCTTGTGGTGCATCCCATGGCCGGATTCAGTGAAAGTAAGGCAAAGGAAGTATTGGGTATCCCCGGAGATATGACGCTTATATCTCTTTTGGCAGTCGGTAAAAAAGCACGTGAAATAAACGATAATCTTACTGACAAACAAAAAGAAAGTGAGCTGAGCAGACCAAAAAGACTGGATTTTGATCAGTACGTTTTTTTGAATCAGTTTTCATAG